ctttcctcccctccttccttcctttcttctttccttcttcctttccttcccttctttcccttccttcactttcttccttcttttaaaacttttcttctttctttcttcctttccttccttccttccttccttccttccttccttcctctccttccttccttccttccttccttccttctttctttctttctttctttcttctttctttctttccttgctctgtcacccaggctggagcaatctcagctcactgcaacctccacctcacaggttcaagcaattctcctacctcagcctccccagcagctggaattacaggagcccaccaccacacccagctaatttttgtattttgagtagagatggggttttgccatgttggccaggctggtctcgaactcctgacctcaaatgatccacctgcctcagcctcccaaagtgctgagattacaggtgtgagccgctgcacccagcctatctATGCAAAAAACTTTAATCACAGGAAGTTAAAGAGTCAAGACGAATGATATTCTAGGTGGGGAGAATAGCATTGGCAAAGGCCTGAAGGCCAAAACAACTGCAAGGAGTTCAGTCTGGCTGATGCAGAGAATGAGGGGAGAGTGCTGAGAGAAGTAGGGAGCAGTAGTAGGAGAACCAAGAGAAGGAATCTTCACTGTGTCCTAAGGTTACTAGGGAGCCATGGAAGATTTATGAGCAGGGTGGGTAAAAAAGTCACACcaaggccgggtatggtggttcatgcccagcactttcagagtctgaggtgagagaatcacttaaggccaggagagAATCACTTAAGGCCGGAGAATCAcaaaggccagcctgggcaacatagcaagacctccatctctacaaaaaatgtttaaaaattagctgagcatggtggtgtgcacctacagtcccagagACTcgagatgctgaggtgggaggattgcttgaacccaggagttcaaggctgcaatgagctataatcacagcactgcactctagccttggccacagagtgagaccttgtttcaaaaaaagagaaagaaagaaaagaaagaaagaaagaaagaaagaaagaaagaaagaaagaaagaaagaaagaaagaaagaaagaaagaaagaaagaaagaaagaaagaaagaaagaaagaaagaaagaaagaaagaaagaaagaaagaaagaaagagaaagaaagagaaagaaagaaagaaagaaagaaagaaagaaagaaagaaagaaagaaagaaagaaagaaagagaaagaaagaaagaaagaaagaaagaaagaaggaaggaaggaaggaaggaaggaaggaaggaaggaaggaaggaaggaaggaaagaaagaaagaaagaaagaaagaaagaaagaaagaaagaaagaaagaaagaaagaaagaaagaaagaaagaaagagagagaggaaggaagggcagtTACACCAGCTGTTGACCTGGAGATTAACTCAATGGAGATGGGCAATGAGTGACCCCCCACAACTCCCAGCTCTCCACTATGACCTTGAATCTGAGACTCAAATTTGCTGTCCCTTAGTTTCCCTGCCTGTAAAACAGACCAGCACCAACTTCAGAGTTGTTCAGGGGGCTCAATGAGGTATCCTGGTCAGGATACCAAGTTGGTAGGGCTTGGCATGGTCCCTGGCACTCAGCCAGCATGCAGTGTCAGCTGATCACCTGAAGCTGCTTCTGAGATCTCACACACCCTTCCAGAGCCCAGCATGTTTGTATCTGGTGATGAGCTCCTGGGAGTGGTTATCTCTAGCCAccacatttcattcatttaaccagGAAGACAGCTGATGTTTTAACATTCATCTTGTAAGTGGATACTTCTGATCCTTAAAGGTAGCCATCTATTATATTGCTTTttcaagagatttttaaaataagtgattaCCGTACACCCAGGACTTGCTGTTGAGGCAAGAAtgataacaatgaaaataatgataattataatgTCAAGCATTTAGCCACAGTCACCTTGTTAGTATACTGTTCTCAACACTTCACAAACATTAGAGCAGGGCTTCTCAATATTAACACTCCATTTTCTATCTAGAGTGCTCACTTGCACTTCTGCCATGGaataacacagcaagaaggcccttaccagatgcCAGTACTATGCActtggactccccagcctccagaactgtgagccaaaataaatcttttttctttgttaaaaaagaaaaaaaaaaaagagcaaaaaatacatatgttaGCACTTAAGGACAGATGGTGCTTTGTTATTGAGGACTGACCTGCACATGGTAGCATCCTTGGCATCTACCCAAAAGATGCCAGTAGGacaccctcccccaaccccagttgtaacaaccaaaaagATTTCCAGACATTGCCATTGTCCCCTTGGTGGCAACACTGTCCCCAGTTGAGAATCTTTGTTCCTTAGATAAAAATCCTCACAAAGTCATAAAAAGGagatattattcccattttatagataaggaaactgaggcccagagaggttgagtaactttcCAAAAGTCACCAGAGTTAGTAAGTTTCAAGACTTGCACCCAGACAGTCCAATTCTGGTAACTGCATTCTGGTGTAAATTTATGTGTACctacatgcatgtgtgtgagagaggcaAAGAAGAACctaatttatattctcatttctttaattcaagtttttttaatttagagTAGGCTATACAATCTCATGGTTTAATCTCAAAGATATATAGAATACTTTGTCTTTTTATCCTATTCACATTACCCAGTTCCTCATGTcactccccccaccacacacacaaattgtcactgttttctgtttctttatccatttacaaaccaatacaaatacatatattttttctccctCATTTACACCAACAGTAACATATCATCTAGACTATTTGGCAGCTTGAACTTAGATTTTTgcgtgggtttttgttgttgttattactgtttttctttgagaaaggatctcactctgttgcccaggatggagcgcagctgcacaatcatagctcactgcagcctccagttcctgggcttaagtgatccccctggctctgcctcccaagtggctgggactacaagcatgcaccaccatgcctggctaatatttttcaattgttttgtagagataggattttgctatgtagcccaggctgtcATTTGTATCTTAACTGCTTTCCTCAGTGATTTTTTCCCACTCAGTTCATAGAGTTCATGAATTCTTCCTCATTCTTTGGCATAGctatattattccattgtgtggaaataatggttcattatttatttaatcagtcCTCTATTGTTGAAGAGTTGGGTATTTCCAATCTTTTGCATTGTAAATAAGGTGTAGTAAAAAAAAACACTATGCACTAGTCATTTTGTTCTGTGAAAGTCTATCTATAGAACACATTCCTTGACATTTAATTATGGGGTCAAAGGCTATAGGAATTTGTAGTTTTGAAAGACTTTGCCAGATTGCCCTCTGTAGTGGTTGTACAAGCAAAGTGTGGGAGTTCCTATTGCCCTCAGCATCACCATAACAACAAGTCATCAAACTTTTGGATCTTTGCTGAAAGggttattttggtttgttttaatttacatttctcttatgATGAGTAGaattgagcattttttctatGTCAAGAGAcagttaaattttcttttctatgaatTGCCTATTCATATGCtatgtgtatttttctgttgggttgctgatatttttcttattgatttccaGGAGCTTTTTATATATTAGTGAAATAAGCTCTTCATGACATCAGTTAGAGTTTCTCCTGGTTGTCATTGTTCTTTTGACTTTGCAaatgatgggatttttttttaacctttcaggtgtttcttttcattttatatctttttttttctttttttttctttttttttttttttagtcttttatgGCTAGAGCTTGTATTCCTACCACACCATTCCACTGAGAGAAAGAATAGGTTGGGTAACTGCTGGGATCCAGAACCAAACTCCAAGGGTTTGCCTCCAATTTCTAAGCAATATGGAAATTTAATGAGAGGAAGTGAGAGAAACTAAGGCAAGAGTTGGGCAGTATAGTTTAGTGGCTGAGAATTTTGATTGCCTGCTTGTGGATCACAGTACTGCTGTTTACCACCTATGACATcctggaaaaatgttttaaatgttctgagcctctgtttcttcatctgtaaatttgGCATAACAGTCCTATCAGGGTTGAGGCAAGAAACAGATGGTCTACTCTAAGGGAGTAGTAAGGAGAGTTTAAGACAGGGACTATTTGCAGCAGAGGTGTAGGTGAGGCATAGGAAGAACAACATGGGATAATACAGCACCCAGGGGCTAACAACAGCAAGGAACTGTCACCTCCCTCAGGCTAGAAGCCATAAGGAGAAAAGCAGATCCCAGAACCAGAAGACAGTAGTAGTATATGGAGAGGGACACTCAACAGGGGCTGTGGGCTGGAACAAAAGGACCCAGCCAACTGTAGGACTAATCCCTTCAAACTTACTTCCCTGCTGCCCTCTCGTCTTCTGCCAATGTGCCCGCTGACAGAAACCAACCAGCAGCAAAAGGTAAGGGGACCCCAACAACACAGCTCAGAGAAGTCAGCCTTTCAGACAGCAGAGTGGAGCAGAGAAGGGTAGAAAACCACTTTTTGCAACATCCAGTATAATATAAGTGTGTGCTTCATGGGATCAAGGAGAGGAATCAATGATTTGATACACATTCAGCACTTCGAACAGAGTCAGGCTTGTGGTGGGTGCTAGTGAATGTTCTCTGTTATTTCTACTCTACTTTTATCATTATTGTCACCGTCATCAGCAACTCTTGATGTTCCACGCTCACTTTCAGTGGCTTGGGAACGGTCACTTGCAGGGACAGCATTTTGCCTTTGGTCTCACTTGCTCCCctcatctcctcctccttccctgctcCTCCAAGGCACCCTGCTCACATCCTGCACCTGCTCTGTCTTCTCGGAGCTGCCCTTCTCGGCACAGCTGAACACCTTGACTGAAGGAGCCAGTGTCCACCTTCCTGTCCCCGGAAGTCTTGAAGGTATTCTCACCACGTCTTGGTTCCGAGGGTATGACGCCCAGCCAGCAGCCATGATATTCTCCCCGGAGGGCCTCCCAGGACCTGCTCACACTGGCCGGGAGATGCTGGGAACCCAAGGCAGCCTGGTCCTTAGAAACGTGACGGCTCAGGACTCGGGCAGCTACACCGTTGTGCTGGAAACCAGCAGGGGACGCAGGAGTGCAACAAAGCAGATCCATGTCAAGAGTGAGTGGGGCCCCACAGTAGGAGGGATTGACTTCTCAGAAAGCAGACCCACAGGACCCCAGAAGAGCCCACAGGACACATTCTGTGCTGGTTATCCATTGCTCCCCAttaaaccaccccaaaacttaaaaCGTCAATCACTTATCCAGCTGGACAGTTCTTGTGGTCAGCTGTTGAGGTGTCTGGGTGTTGGCTGATCGAGAATGAGCTCCTTCATGTGCCTGGCCATGGACCAGCTGGTGGCTGGAGTGATGGGGGTGAGAGGGCCGCAGAGCCTCCCAACCTCCAGCAGGCTATTCTGGGTTTGTGCACTGAGCAATGGAAGAGGAATAAGAGGTGAAGTTCCAAAACTCCTTCAGGCCCAGGCTCAAAACTGACCGCCATTGCTTCCGCCACCTTccactggccaaagcaagtcacatggccagcCCAGCTTCAACAGGAGGGAAAGAGGTCCCACCTTTTAAGGAGAGGAGTTGCAATGTGTTGTGGCTATTTTTTGTCATTGTGTTAggttgttcttgcattgctataaagacatacctgagactgggttatttattttaaaaaaaaaaaagaacaagacgTTTgactggctcatggttccacaggtgGAAGcgtggtgccagcatctgctcagcttctagggaggcctcagggagcttttaatcatagcggaaggcaaaggaggggCAGGTGTCTCCCACGGtgagaacaggagcaagagagagagagagtcagagaggAAGTGCCACATTTTacaacaatcagatctcatgagaactcactaccatgaggacagcaccaagccatgagggatccgcccTATGGCCCAAACGGCTTTACCCAGGCCCCACCACCAACATTGGGGATcgcatttcaacatgaggtttcgGCAGGGATAAATATCCAAATTATACCAGCCAAGCCTTGCAACAGACAATCATGAGATACACATTAATCGTCACTTGGGAAATGTAGAGAAGGTCTCTGGTAGCAGCCTTCAACCTCATCTATATTTTTATCACCTGGACTCAAACTTTCATATCTGAATTAGGAAAACAAAGTCCTGAGAGTAACCAGACCCATCCTCCTTTCAGAAGATAGTCCAGAGACTCTTAGTCAGCTTGGGCAAAATACTCTAGGCTTAATCAACAGAAACTTATTCCCTCAAGTTCTGAAGGATGGATTGCAAGatgaaggtgttggcaggtttcatctcctctgaggcctctcttttTTGACTTGCAGAAGGGTGCCTTCTCATCCTGTCCTTGCATGGTCTTTCTTCTGTGTGTGcacatccctggtgtctctctgtgtgtccaaACTTCCTCTTCCTATAAGGACACTGGTCaggttggattagggcccacccccTAAGAACTTCATTTTAACCTAATCACCtcgttaaaaaataaaaaaaatagtgaaggGAGCCAGTTCACTGGGCATTCTTGACGTGCCAGACACTGAATGATTTCCCAGCAGCCCAAGAAGTGGCAGCTCTGAGCAGCAACCCAgcacaggtggggaaactgaggctcagagaggtgacgTCAATGACCTGTGGTCATGTGATGAGCAAAGGACTGAGCAAAGGTCGTATGACGATTCATTGATCCTGGGGCCTCTCTACTTCCGTGCCGCCTCTCCAGCCCGGCAACATCTCCATGGTACAATGTAAAGGTGGGTATCGCGCTTAGAACCCCGCTTCTGCACAGAGGGGTTTTTACTCCCCTCCCAGAGAATTTATGGACCGCTGAGGTTCATCCATCTGTATTTCTGTGATTtgaaggctaattttttttttttttttgattggcttgctctgtcaccgaggctggaggagtgaagtggtgtgatctcagctcactacaacctctgccacccaggttcaagcgagtctcctgcctcagcctcctgcgtagctgggattacaggcacgcgccaacacgcccggctaatttttgtatttttagtagagacagggtttcaccatgttggccaggctggtctcgaattcctgacctcaggtgatccacctgcctcggcctctcgaagtgctgggattgcaggcatgagccaccgtgcctggtctgaAGGCTAATTCTTCTAAAGGCCTAGCTCCACACCTTTGCCTATGCCATTTTCAGCCCGAAGCGCCCTTTCTAAAGAGAGAGGTTGCAGGAACTCATGCTCGGTGGTGCAGGCTCTGCAGCCAGAACTCCCTGGATCAAATCCCTCTGCCATCCATTATGCCCCTGAGTCCCTGCAAAAAAGTAActttctgtttccccatctgtgcaATGAGGTCATAGCAGAACGTACCTCATAGGTTGACTGTGAGGAGTAAGTGAGTTAATCTGTGCTAAATGCCTACAACAATGCCTGACAAACAGCAAGTAAATGTTAGCCCTggccaggtgctatggctcacacctgtaatcccagcagtttgggaggctgaagtgagaggattgcttgagctcagaagttcgagaccagcctgagcaacatgatgagaccccccccccccccccgcctccATCTCagcaaagaatttaaaaattagccaagcctggtgaTGTGCGCCCATAGTCCCAGGCACACAGGAGGCTGATATGgaaagatcccttgagcccgggaggttgaggctgcagtgagctgtaaccttgccactgcactccagcctgggggacacagcaagaccctgtctcaaaaagaaaaaaataatagcccTGTTTGTTTCAAAGGACTTGATTTCTTTGAGCCTTCCTTTTCTCATCAAAATGggaataaggccaggcacagtggcttacacctttaaccccagcactttgggaggacaaggtgggtagatcacttgagcccaggagttcaagaccagactgggcaacaaagtgagaccccatctctacaaaaaatagctgggcgtagtggtgcacgtctataatcccaactactctgaagaaacctttgagcccaggaagtggaggttgcagt
The sequence above is a segment of the Macaca nemestrina isolate mMacNem1 chromosome 20, mMacNem.hap1, whole genome shotgun sequence genome. Coding sequences within it:
- the LOC105478511 gene encoding immunoglobulin superfamily member 23 isoform X1, encoding MFSVISTLLLSLLSPSSATLDVPRSLSVAWERSLAGTAFCLWSHLLPSSPPPSLLLQGTLLTSCTCSVFSELPFSAQLNTLTEGASVHLPVPGSLEGILTTSWFRGYDAQPAAMIFSPEGLPGPAHTGREMLGTQGSLVLRNVTAQDSGSYTVVLETSRGRRSATKQIHVKNSLQLMPLKTFPAAIRGVIQSELNYSVILQWVVTMDPEPVLSWTFNGVPCGMGEKLFIRRLSWEQLGTYMCIAMNSKKQLVSEPVTISLPEPIAQPTEAEPMEPDPTLSLSGGSAIGLLVARILGAGTLIAGVCFTIIQSLRTDRQRIGICS
- the LOC105478511 gene encoding immunoglobulin superfamily member 23 isoform X2, whose amino-acid sequence is MFSVISTLLLSLLSPSSATLDVPRSLSVAWERSLAGTAFCLWSHLLPSSPPPSLLLQGTLLTSCTCSVFSELPFSAQLNTLTEGASVHLPVPGSLEGILTTSWFRGYDAQPAAMIFSPEGLPGPAHTGREMLGTQGSLVLRNVTAQDSGSYTVVLETSRGRRSATKQIHVKNSLQLMPLKTFPAAIRGVIQSELNYSVILQWVVTMDPEPVLSWTFNGVPCGMGEKLFIRRLSWEQLGTYMCIAMNSKKQLVSEPVTISLPGLTGRE